In a single window of the Dermacentor silvarum isolate Dsil-2018 unplaced genomic scaffold, BIME_Dsil_1.4 Seq11700, whole genome shotgun sequence genome:
- the LOC119434517 gene encoding lactosylceramide 4-alpha-galactosyltransferase-like: PKEVFQETPLELWYESDILNKSAFPVEHLADALRLAVLYKQGGVYLDIDVIVMRSLDSLPSCVCQSPVENGDMVSNGFLAFSRGDPFLLYLMLRAREVYRPEEWSSIGPQLLRRVTLAQCGARDVKTLLGRRCGGDTGFT; the protein is encoded by the exons CCAAAGGAGGTGTTCCAGGAGACGCCATTGGAGTTGTGGTACGAATCTGACATCCTGAACAAGAGCGCCTTCCCCGTCGAGCACCTGGCCGATGCTCTCAGGCTGGCGGTGTTGTACAAGCAAGGCGGCGTGTACCTCGACATCGACGTCATCGTGATGCGGTCGCTCGACTCGCTGCCATCTTGCGTCTGCCAGTCGCCAGTG GAGAATGGCGACATGGTGAGCAACGGCTTCTTGGCTTTTAGCCGAGGCGATCCCTTTCTGCTGTACCTGATGTTACGCGCACGCGAAGTCTACAGGCCGGAAGAGTGGAGCTCCATTGGACCCCAGCTGCTGCGTCGGGTAACGCTGGCCCAATGCGGGGCCCGCGATGTGAAAACGCTGCTCGGACGCCGATGTGGCGGCGACACGGGCTTCACG